The following proteins come from a genomic window of Malus sylvestris chromosome 4, drMalSylv7.2, whole genome shotgun sequence:
- the LOC126618557 gene encoding PRA1 family protein A1-like → MDWGSVTAEDVIDALREVDWSSPPRPFSEFFSRFTVPRSSSKWNSRLKCNLYYYRTNYFLLIVLVLGLAFLRRPLALIAAVLTALSIAFLNDSFAGTFSEKVSRTVRQFSPHLAAKMRPPLTPVIRGRPSAKRAIFICGRPRWVFVMIFSSVSFILWFVSCGLLTVLWAVAFGLLATLLHASFRTPNLKARLNTYREEFRAVWRNYSEL, encoded by the exons ATGGATTGGGGCAGCGTCACGGCCGAGGATGTCATCGACGCCCTCCGCGAAGTCGACTGGTCGTCTCCGCCGCGCCCTTTCTCCGAATTCTTCTCCAGGTTCACCGTCCCCAGATCCTCTTCCAAATGGAATAGCCGCCTCAAATGCAATCTCTACTA CTACAGGACCAACTACTTCCTTTTGATCGTGTTAGTTCTTG GCTTGGCTTTTCTCCGGAGGCCACTCGCTCTCATCGCAGCTGTTCTTACCGCGCTAAGCATTGCTTTCCTCAATGATAG CTTTGCAGGTACCTTTAGTGAGAAAGTATCGAGAACTGTGAGACAATTCTCTCCACATTTAGCTGCAAAGATGAGACCTCCTCTTAC GCCTGTAATTCGTGGACGTCCATCTGCTAAAAGAGCAATATTCATATGTGGACGGCCTCGATGGGTGTTTGTCATGATATTCTCTTCTG TGAGTTTCATTCTATGGTTCGTCTCCTGTGGTCTCTTAACTGTATTGTGGGCAGTCGCTTTCGGACTTCTTG CCACTTTGTTGCATGCAAGCTTCAGAACGCCAAACTTGAAAGCACGCCTGAACACTTACCGTGAGGAATTCCGAGCAGTTTGGCGCAACTATAGTGAGCTTTAG